A genomic region of Alicyclobacillus sp. SO9 contains the following coding sequences:
- a CDS encoding GGDEF domain-containing protein, with amino-acid sequence MNNLKQLIKESRDWATADRGSTLFSKVSNVLKNTFGLDAGMFIYRRQFVLQNADAKDKVYEPWGLDHSAAELTKMLNKSWITGKSYVIPDRWLSVNEISPVWQKLWTEQGIRYIGAWKLIIQSKCVGAIVVGRKTVPDETNDELMSLLATHVSLIGEMLVLRRIAEHESRHDELTQIYNRRGFISEIRKLSRRIDENFIIGILDINDFKGINDAYGHATGDSVLIEVAETLIQNIGSKGLYGRGGGDEFMFVLQSGQIEADHAASYATDWFKNKRFTVSVGCELWQPNKTDWEVSLQIADHRLYTRKQRER; translated from the coding sequence TTGAATAATCTAAAACAACTCATCAAAGAATCGAGAGACTGGGCTACGGCCGACCGTGGCAGTACACTCTTTTCAAAAGTATCAAACGTGTTAAAGAATACATTTGGCTTGGATGCGGGAATGTTTATTTACCGGAGACAATTTGTTTTACAGAATGCTGATGCAAAGGATAAAGTCTATGAACCGTGGGGGCTTGATCACTCCGCAGCAGAACTAACAAAGATGCTGAATAAGTCGTGGATCACCGGAAAATCTTATGTTATTCCTGATCGGTGGTTGTCTGTAAACGAGATCTCTCCTGTTTGGCAAAAATTATGGACAGAACAAGGAATACGGTATATCGGAGCCTGGAAACTTATCATACAAAGCAAATGCGTCGGAGCCATTGTTGTTGGAAGAAAAACGGTGCCAGATGAGACGAATGATGAACTGATGTCACTTCTTGCGACACATGTCTCTCTCATTGGAGAAATGCTTGTGCTAAGGCGTATTGCAGAACATGAAAGTCGTCATGACGAACTCACGCAGATTTACAATCGTAGAGGTTTTATAAGTGAAATCAGGAAACTATCAAGAAGAATTGATGAAAACTTTATTATCGGTATATTAGATATCAACGATTTTAAGGGGATAAATGATGCTTATGGGCATGCAACTGGAGATTCTGTATTGATTGAAGTAGCAGAGACCTTAATCCAAAATATTGGTTCAAAAGGGTTATATGGACGTGGTGGAGGAGACGAATTTATGTTTGTTCTGCAAAGTGGCCAGATTGAAGCTGATCATGCAGCTTCATATGCCACCGATTGGTTTAAGAACAAACGATTTACTGTTAGCGTCGGATGTGAACTGTGGCAACCCAATAAGACAGACTGGGAAGTTTCCCTACAAATTGCGGATCACAGGCTCTATACTCGGAAGCAGAGAGAAAGATGA
- a CDS encoding TetR/AcrR family transcriptional regulator, whose translation MSTRDKVIQAATKLYAENGYKGMTMKAIANEVGVKAPSLYAFYESKEDILLHIYNDILTKHLNLATENIEITGESVQYQLKQFLDQVIAFQLRDYTQLKVFIRLLLFPPDFFEINLKEELKKVVEQEHKLLCNLFKVGMERGELKKADCDALSSQLLCMMDGWFWEMQRYSEEVFRERYEMVWAQFWNSIEA comes from the coding sequence ATGAGCACCAGAGATAAAGTCATTCAGGCGGCAACTAAGCTCTATGCAGAAAATGGATACAAAGGTATGACTATGAAAGCAATTGCTAACGAAGTAGGGGTCAAGGCTCCGTCGTTGTATGCATTTTATGAAAGTAAAGAAGATATTCTGCTACATATTTACAATGACATCTTAACGAAACATCTGAATTTAGCAACAGAAAATATTGAAATAACTGGGGAATCAGTTCAGTATCAGTTGAAGCAGTTTCTTGATCAAGTGATTGCGTTTCAGTTAAGAGACTACACACAACTCAAAGTTTTTATTCGTTTGTTGCTATTCCCTCCTGACTTCTTTGAGATCAATCTAAAAGAAGAATTAAAGAAAGTCGTTGAACAGGAACACAAACTGCTCTGCAATCTCTTTAAGGTAGGAATGGAAAGAGGGGAATTAAAGAAAGCGGATTGTGATGCTCTTTCGTCCCAATTGCTTTGCATGATGGACGGTTGGTTTTGGGAAATGCAACGTTACAGCGAAGAGGTATTCCGAGAACGATATGAAATGGTTTGGGCTCAGTTTTGGAATAGTATTGAAGCGTAA